The proteins below come from a single Drosophila kikkawai strain 14028-0561.14 chromosome 3R, DkikHiC1v2, whole genome shotgun sequence genomic window:
- the LOC108074081 gene encoding 26S proteasome non-ATPase regulatory subunit 9 yields the protein MATEITTKERLERLMAAKAQLEEQISKHGQILAANDNVGMSGPLVDLEGFPRNDIDIYQVRQARQSIICLQNDHKELMNQIQTQLNLYHSEIATTDPELVNRASALDLDSDRTTGGANISNLAPARAFVVVNLVSPNSPAEEAGLCVGDAILRFGSVNSNNFKGDLGQIGEIVRNMQNQNVQLKIKRGEQQLDLILVPKTWSGRGLLGCNIVLPPEAMEH from the exons ATGGCCACAGAGATTACCACCAAGGAACGTCTGGAGCGCTTGATGGCCGCCAAGGCGCAGCTGGAGGAACAGATCAGCAAGCACGGACAGATCCTGGCCGCC AACGACAATGTAGGCATGAGTGGTCCGCTGGTGGACTTGGAGGGCTTTCCGCGAAACGACATCGATATCTATCAGGTGCGCCAGGCCCGCCAGTCCATCATCTGCCTGCAGAACGATCACAAGGAGCTGATGAACCAAATCCAGACCCAGCTCAACTTGTACCACAGTGAAATTGCTACCACAGATCCTGAGCTGGTGAACCGTGCCTCTGCCCTGGACTTGGATAGCGATCGAACCACCGGTGGAGCTAATATATCCAACTTGGCACCAGCTCGCGCCTTTGTCGTGGTCAACCTAGTCAGCCCCAATTCCCCCGCAGAAGAAGCT GGACTTTGTGTGGGCGATGCTATCCTCCGCTTTGGCTCCGTCAACAGCAACAATTTCAAAGGAGATCTAGGCCAGATTGGTGAAATAGTTCGCAACATGCAAAACCAGAATGTTCAACTCAAAATCAAGCGCGGCGAGCAGCAGCTGGATCTGATCCTTGTGCCGAAGACCTGGAGCGGACGCGGCCTCCTCGGCTGCAACATAGTCCTGCCTCCCGAGGCCATGGAGCACTGA